In one window of bacterium DNA:
- the rpsS gene encoding 30S ribosomal protein S19 → MRSKKKGPFIDPKLLKKVEKMRESGKKEAIKTWSRASTIIPEFIGYTFAVHNGRTFINVFVSENMVGHRLGEFSPTRTFRGHGTHTEKTREKT, encoded by the coding sequence ATGAGATCTAAGAAAAAAGGTCCCTTTATAGACCCTAAGTTATTAAAGAAAGTTGAGAAAATGAGAGAATCGGGAAAAAAGGAAGCGATAAAGACCTGGTCAAGAGCTTCAACTATTATTCCTGAGTTTATTGGGTATACTTTTGCAGTCCATAATGGACGGACTTTTATAAATGTTTTTGTCTCAGAAAATATGGTAGGACATAGACTTGGTGAGTTTTCTCCAACACGTACTTTTAGGGGACACGGAACTCATACGGAAAAGACGAGAGAGAAAACATAA
- the rplV gene encoding 50S ribosomal protein L22 gives MEASARSKYIRQSPTKLRIISELLVGKNVDEALSILDSLPNKGTLTLKKTINSALANAKQKKDSVDNFKIKTISVDEGPSLKRFRAATMGRAVTIKKRMSHLTVVLEDKSEPGAE, from the coding sequence ATGGAAGCAAGTGCACGTTCTAAATATATAAGGCAAAGTCCGACAAAGTTGCGAATAATTTCGGAGTTGCTTGTTGGTAAAAATGTTGATGAGGCGTTGAGTATTTTGGATAGCCTCCCTAACAAAGGTACATTAACTTTAAAAAAGACTATAAATTCAGCTCTCGCTAACGCTAAACAGAAGAAAGATTCGGTTGACAATTTTAAAATTAAAACCATTTCTGTAGACGAGGGACCTTCTTTAAAAAGGTTTAGAGCCGCTACTATGGGCAGAGCTGTTACAATAAAGAAAAGGATGAGTCATCTTACTGTTGTGTTAGAAGACAAATCAGAACCGGGAGCAGAATAA